The following DNA comes from Salvia splendens isolate huo1 chromosome 17, SspV2, whole genome shotgun sequence.
gtatctgattgccaagaaggaatccaaaccacgcttgatccgatgggtactcttgctacaagaatttgattgggaggtggaagataagagaggagtcgagaacaaggtggcagaccatttgagcagaataatgcaagatggaaacggtgaggAAGTACATGACAAGTTTccggaggaacatttgtgtgaagtgatttttgcgcccagaaaaattgattgggaagaagttttcaaccttactggtcagaatgatacagcaaaaggaaaagagaaggtagggcaagagccatggtatgcggacctggccaactacctagtaactggagagcttccagaagtactgagtgttaccaaagcccaaagaatgaaggtcaagagtgaagcaaaatactacttttgggacgacccctatctgtggagagtagggtccgatcaagtgataaggaggtgcattcctgactgggagcagcgggatgttttaacacactgccattcgttagcatgtggagggcacttcaGGTCTAAGAAGACGGccaggaagattctggatagcggcttttactggccaactctcaacaaggatgcgtacgagttctgcaggagctgtgagcattgccaactgaccggtggaatatctgcccgggatgaaatgccgcaggtacctgtaatagtttgcgagctattcgacatatggggaatggacttcatgggtccgtttccttcatcctatgggaatctgtatatcctagttgccgtagactacgtctccaaatgggtagaagccaaggccacaagcacgtgtgaagccaaggaggtggccaagttcttaaagagtcatatcttcagccgattcggtgtgcccagggcgatcatatccgatcaaggtacacacttctgtaatcgtacaattgaagccttaatgaagaaatacggcgtgcaccatagactatccagcccttaccatccgcaagcaaatggtcaagcggagatttctaaccgcgagataaagaaaattttggagaagactgtgaacacttctaggaaggattggagtgtaaggttagaggatgctctctgggcgtatcgaacagtctacaaaacccccataggcatgtccccttaccggattgttaTTGGGAAGAAGTGCcacttaccggttgggatcgagcatcgagcatactgggcagtacagaaagtgaatatggatgatacagcctgtgaagaggaaaggaagctgcaactgcaggagcttgaggaacttagattggagtcattcgactcagccatgtggtacaaagagcgaactaaattgtggcatgatcgaaatatgagaactaaggagctccatgttggccagaaagtactactcttccagtcaagattgaagcttatgccagggaaactcaagtccaaatgcacaggaccttacatcataactgcactctgatctaatggggcagtggaaatttcagggagttttcctaactctgaacctttcatagttaACGGACATAGGGTAAAAATTtttagggagaatagtgaggtgggtgtagtggatgaaattccactgcaaccacTTACTACGGTtgtctactgatcagtaagataggaatttggagttccacgtggctagtttccttttgaaaatagtttgcatatactggccaagtagaatttcAAATcgcctaaggaagatgtaaatattgtaaatacgtagttaatctttgcatgcaagataatttctaaaaatctaaaaatattttcgggccttaattttaatttggagtacacattgaccaagggattacttatctggtgctatttcaaattttatttaggtGCCCGTTTGatttagtttctttttttaggTAAGTATGGGGGaaattatggagaggacgaTAATTTGAATGAAGGCTTGTGCAacttttgcagggtgacagctGCTAGAGTGGCGCGTGAGCAGAAAGAAGGGACAcgctgaccaatcagaggccaacaatctcaaccgcctcccttctgaagcgtcgcgaccggcaacccctgatagccggttacaaccacctgcaactgctctctctcacccaaATTATACCCACCGTCCCAACACTttcccctcacaaaccctcattttcaaattcgctttcaagaaattcttgtccatctctctcacggaaacatcattctcaccccaactctctccaagatatcaaaccctactttccaccactaaatcgcagaattccgatcatggggaagaaagcattcgccaagaaaatcaaaccgagccgccaagaaacccaggaggcacaaccacagcaaaatccaccacaaccagcaccgaccgctcagccaccccctatgatttccatggatgccatgatggcatttcttcgtcaacaggaccctactcgggactggacggcggcattggtTGGTTTCGGTCAAATGGGGGGcgtaggaaccgcacccagtgaaattccaCCTGCACCGGTCAGTCACGCAGAGGAACAATCAGAGGAGGGATCTTCATCGGCGACCGCGCCGTTGGAGACCTCTGTGCCAGATTCGGCGGAGCTCGACGCTGTCGCCGCCTATTACGACTCCGACCCTGAGGAGCGTAAGAAAAGGGCCAGCCAGGAAGAGACAACCCATGAAGGGAGTGGCAAAACGGAGAGAACACCTACTGTGGAGACCGTCAGTCAAGAAAGGGTTAGGGAAGaaatagatctgaacgaatcggCACAGAAGCTCAGCCTTATGACCGATACGGAGTTTGAGTCAATCGTGGAAGAGGTAAACCGCAGAGAAGATACTGCTttgatggctgagggtctagacctcgcatcaaggTCAGTAGGAGAGGTTGAGAAAGCCGTTACAGGAACCACACCGGAAGGTCATACTTCCCAGTCAGTAGAAGGGAAGGAGGAAGTAcacgaagaagagaaagagccGGAGCCAGTAGATCCCCGAGTGGAAGTAGGGGATGGTAGGATGCAAGTAGGAGAGGAGGAACCAGGTGCCGAAATCCAAGAGCCAGAACCAGAGGCGCCTCCAGTAGTGAAGCCCAAGCCCATAAAGCGGAGCTTAATATTGAAGGCTGATCCTAAGGCAGACCGGCCTAAACAGCACAGGGTTTCGCAGAGATGCTTGGaaaagtgggcagctagtagggtcaagccgaacacagaggcagatcccgtggaaatcttgagtgaagaggagaagaccactcccacaaaacctgggaaggagtctttacctgttactgacctagaggatactgcaatggaaaccaaagcggtctctccaacactgagtggccaaggtgaagaggctgacgggatggctgagggtctggacctcgcatccaggttagtaggccacaaggagaccagtcctactacccaggatccactttcaacacaagctgatAAAGAAcacgaagaagagaaagacaaagTTGACAGAGAGGAAATGAGGtaccgtgaagagagaaaacgaaaagggaaggcccctatgaagaagaagtcCGGCAACAAGAAGTCACGTacagtgaacactggcatagtgatcactgGGGCTGCTCAGAGGACCCCATCCAGCCAACGagagcagagtgatagtgagtatgagatCAGTGAGGAATCTGAATCGGCCAGTGATACgtccatggaggatgaggagtacaaggaacAGCAACTTCCGAACGATCATCAGGAGTTATTACATCCGCCGGCGAAGAGACTCCGATATaagcgctggacagtggaccttactgatgaactggtggaggagatgaagctcttcgactcgaaggagctacagaaagctttcgatagtaaggatgaagggagtaagcaggtgaagagcggaaagATACTTCACATTTCTTATTTGGATGAGTTAGGTGTccgcgagcagtttctatcttatttgcacgcgttaggattccaatggttgttggagaatggggatcctagtgtcccggttagattagcaatggagtttttcacgacctttagatttaaggtcaccactgatctagatgaggagtgtatcagttttaggctgtttggaggagagatacggatgagtttgattgagtggaccgtgcgtctgggaatgtgcagtctagaggaggccatagggcctgagtggagaaatagggagcggggaattccccgcagacatgtggaatttgagccccaggaggcctgggaggaacttactcaccctgatgcagggcaattccagtccactatttctcgctccgttcatttcaacaacccaattctgcgtcttgtacagctttacctggatttcaatttattggggcagtcgaactccactgttaggacatcgatgacggagttatatcttctctggtgcgccaagcaAGGGAGGAAGTtgcatctgggtttttggaccgcctaccaatgccatctaattgccacccacccagcgaggaacctcactctctgccatgtcttgggagtgttcgtcagaaacaacattatcatcacggaggccgaagatttatccgaccagatcatggtgggtcctcctggtctttttgatacacctttattcgtccgaacgaacaccatttacatgaggcagggcgcaccccaattctacgcaatgggagaagaagctgtaccgactgggagatctgCAACACATCCGGGAACACAGGATCAGGAGCAGAGACAAGAAAGGATGGAGAAAGCGATGGAAGAAGTGAGAGAAGAGAATAACCAGTTGAAAGCGGAGGTGATGCGATTGGCATCGGTGGTGGAACGAATGTTGAAAGGGGCTGCAAAGCAGAAGTTGTTGGCTCAGAGGCAGGCCTCGATGGAGGTGATAGTGACGGATTTGGGAAAGGAGAACTACAAGATGCAGCAAGCAATGAATGTGATGTTATCCAATATCGATAGCATCCTAGAAGAGATGACCCACCAGAGGAAGGAACAAGCTGTTGAACctagtggccatggaggccgagctgatGAACCGCAAGTACCTGAGACAGAAGAAAAGGAGACCGATGTGCCGGCGCATGCTGAGGAGCCGGCGGAATTTGATGAGAACCAAGATGGAACTGAAAAGGAACCACCTGcgccgcgaaggagcaggcgtCACCGATAgaccaccccacctgaccagttagttttctttttatttttcagtttttagtttttcgtattttaattgtgttttgtttgtttaggtagtataaattctgtttgtgcgcaaaccccattcataacacttggcctattttatagtctaagtgtgagaagtaaagggtttgtctTTTTGGCGCATATGTctgtgttttttgtttttcgtaagcatgccgactcacacttagcccattgcatggcctaagtgtgaggagttttgtatatatgtgtgttttgtttgttgggttctgtttaggttttcaaactctcccacttagcctattccatagtctaaatgtgagaagttttagttttaatttgttgtttttgtctgtttgtctatgtgtccatcatactggcctttaccttttccacttcacagccctatctgagggcagacacttgtgaagtgggaggggggacgcaatgac
Coding sequences within:
- the LOC121774417 gene encoding golgin subfamily A member 6-like protein 6 → MGGVGTAPSEIPPAPVSHAEEQSEEGSSSATAPLETSVPDSAELDAVAAYYDSDPEERKKRASQEETTHEGSGKTERTPTVETVSQERVREEIDLNESAQKLSLMTDTEFESIVEEVNRREDTALMAEGLDLASRSVGEVEKAVTGTTPEGHTSQSVEGKEEVHEEEKEPEPVDPRVEVGDGRMQVGEEEPGAEIQEPEPEAPPVVKPKPIKRSLILKADPKADRPKQHRVSQRCLEKWAASRDPLSTQADKEHEEEKDKVDREEMRYREERKRKGKAPMKKKSGNKKSRTVNTGIVITGAAQRTPSSQREQSDSEYEISEESESASDTSMEDEEYKEQQLPNDHQELLHPPAKRLRYKRWTDQEQRQERMEKAMEEVREENNQLKAEVMRLASVVERMLKGAAKQKLLAQRQASMEVIVTDLGKENYKMQQAMNVMLSNIDSILEEMTHQRKEQAVEPSGHGGRADEPQVPETEEKETDVPAHAEEPAEFDENQDGTEKEPPAPRRSRRHR